The proteins below are encoded in one region of Pangasianodon hypophthalmus isolate fPanHyp1 chromosome 6, fPanHyp1.pri, whole genome shotgun sequence:
- the irf2bp1 gene encoding interferon regulatory factor 2-binding protein 1, whose translation MSSSSSSQASSRRQWCYLCDLPKMPWAMIWDFSEAVCRGCVNYEGADRIEMLIDTARQLKRTHVMQDGRSPGPQPGGKHGPGAKDGALDGGRNTAERFERSRGDFVPARLPNGLPRLEDGAVAEVSRQSPNARRTMVAGVSPNLMAQGIVGTPHGLLIGARSSGPPLAISAPMLSELGKRQALGVGMSFMSSDFEKDLKEKQRNAEELSESVRNRADDWAGRPKSVRDTLLALSNCAPFNVRFKKDHGLVGRVFAFDAKLGVDFELKVFVEYPCGSGNVFSSLLALVKQMFQDSQKDSGKVISSGFKYIEYEKRHGTSDWRLLSELLSDAVRAFKEPPAPDSLPQPFVDAACAMLPTALCHLGRPGQARMRRRKASPDPDGAERMPSEEQLRQHWYPGMSAHIPTSSLASAMPGQPPNLQEVVPVSHGSDPSPISALMSVADNVGAISQSPKDMPGSSGAHASSASPSSSGQRRLASRNGENGSGTAAVATAMPPGAAADQGSEISGASGPPLCCTICHERLEDTHFVQCPSVPVHKFCFPCTREFIRNQGSGSEVYCPSGDKCPLVGSNVPWAFMQGEISTILAGDVKVKKERDP comes from the coding sequence atgtcctcctcttcctcctcgcAGGCATCTTCCAGGCGGCAATGGTGCTATCTCTGCGACTTACCCAAGATGCCTTGGGCCATGATTTGGGATTTTAGCGAAGCTGTGTGTCGCGGGTGTGTGAATTATGAAGGTGCAGACAGGATAGAAATGCTAATAGACACGGCGAGACAGCTCAAACGCACCCATGTGATGCAGGACGGAAGGTCTCCAGGTCCCCAGCCGGGTGGTAAACACGGCCCTGGGGCGAAAGATGGCGCACTGGATGGGGGCAGAAACACTGCTGAGCGATTTGAAAGGAGCAGAGGAGACTTTGTACCTGCTAGACTTCCCAATGGACTGCCCAGGTTGGAGGATGGTGCTGTTGCAGAGGTTAGCAGGCAAAGTCCCAATGCGAGGAGGACGATGGTGGCAGGTGTGTCACCCAATTTGATGGCCCAAGGGATTGTGGGTACACCGCATGGCCTCCTGATCGGCGCCAGGTCCAGCGGTCCACCGCTGGCCATATCTGCCCCAATGTTGAGCGAACTTGGGAAGAGACAGGCGTTGGGTGTTGGGATGTCGTTCATGAGCTCAGACTTTGAGAAGGATCTGAAGGAGAAACAGAGGAATGCTGAAGAACTTTCCGAAAGTGTCCGGAACCGGGCTGATGATTGGGCTGGACGTCCCAAATCTGTGCGAGACACTTTGCTGGCGCTTTCCAACTGCGCACCGTTCAACGTGCGCTTTAAGAAAGACCATGGCCTTGTCGGGAGGGTGTTTGCGTTTGACGCCAAGCTTGGTGTGGATTTTGAGCTCAAGGTGTTTGTCGAGTACCCGTGTGGCTCAGGCAACGTTTTCTCCAGCCTGCTGGCGTTGGTGAAGCAGATGTTCCAGGATAGCCAAAAAGACTCAGGCAAAGTGATCAGCTCGGGCTTCAAATACATCGAATATGAGAAGCGGCATGGCACCAGCGATTGGCGTCTCCTTTCTGAGCTACTCAGCGACGCTGTTCGGGCATTTAAAGAACCGCCAGCCCCTGATTCACTCCCTCAACCTTTCGTGGATGCTGCCTGTGCCATGTTACCCACTGCGCTCTGCCATCTCGGACGTCCTGGCCAAGCTCGAATGCGGCGCCGAAAAGCTTCTCCGGATCCGGATGGCGCTGAGAGGATGCCCTCAGAGGAGCAATTACGCCAGCATTGGTACCCTGGCATGAGCGCCCACATTCCCACCAGTTCTCTCGCCAGCGCTATGCCTGGCCAGCCTCCAAATCTCCAGGAGGTGGTTCCTGTTTCCCATGGCAGTGATCCTTCACCTATCAGCGCCCTCATGAGCGTTGCAGACAACGTTGGTGCCATCAGCCAATCGCCAAAAGACATGCCGGGAAGCAGTGGCGCCCACGCTTCCAGCGCTAGCCCTTCTTCATCTGGGCAAAGGCGACTGGCATCACGTAACGGTGAAAATGGGTCGGGAACAGCCGCGGTTGCCACAGCAATGCCCCCAGGTGCAGCGGCAGACCAAGGATCTGAAATCTCTGGAGCATCTGGACCTCCTCTTTGTTGCACCATTTGCCATGAAAGGCTTGAGGATACACACTTTGTCCAGTGCCCTTCAGTACCCGTGCACAAGTTCTGCTTCCCTTGTACCAGAGAATTCATCCGTAATCAGGGCTCAGGGAGTGAGGTGTACTGCCCAAGTGGTGATAAATGCCCACTGGTGGGCTCCAATGTACCCTGGGCATTCATGCAGGGGGAGATTTCCACCATCTTGGCTGGAGATGTCAAAGTCAAGAAGGAGAGGGACCCTTAA
- the foxa3 gene encoding hepatocyte nuclear factor 3-gamma, translating into MLSSVKMESHEIPEWSGFYSEASEMYSSASAMNSVSSLNNYINLNPAGSSTSMNMGYGNPGLNAMGGATNHMNLGTSLNTSSLTQLSPSSSSLAPLSHYQSMSQPISQLSYPSPPALNRAKEVPKPYRRSLTHAKPPYSYISLITMAIQQSSNKMLTLNEIYQWIMDLFPYYRENQQRWQNSIRHSLSFNDCFVKVARSPDKPGKGSYWALHPNSGNMFENGCYLRRQKRFKIDDKPGKKGGGKSQDGVNSKHGNSEGVQEERSPATGSSDGADSAQSDVSHPGSASEEQQMSLAPLEGPSQSAIPSSMPPSGSHLHSEGMNTTSHLLANPIQHHHLDLQNDPLKSMDPQYNFNHPFSITNLMSNEQKMELKSYQDHVMAYNGYAASSPVAAKQIYDSAGPSSIDSGAYYQTLYSRSVLNAS; encoded by the exons aTGTTGAGCTCCGTGAAAATGGAAAGTCATGAAATACCGGAGTGGAGCGGATTTTACAGCGAGGCTAGTGAG ATGTATTCCTCTGCAAGTGCCATGAATTCTGTGAGTAGCCTGAACAATTACATTAACCTGAACCCAGCAGGCTCGAGCACCAGCATGAACATGGGATACGGAAACCCGGGTCTTAACGCCATGGGAGGAGCAACTAATCACATGAACCTGGGCACCTCTTTAAACACGAGCTCATTAACCCAGTTGAGCCCTTCATCTTCATCCCTGGCTCCACTTTCTCACTACCAGAGCATGAGCCAGCCGATCTCTCAACTCAGTTACCCATCTCCACCAGCACTGAACCGTGCTAAGGAAGTGCCCAAACCATATCGCCGCTCTCTGACCCATGCCAAGCCGCCATACTCGTACATCTCGCTGATCACTATGGCGATCCAACAGTCAAGCAACAAGATGCTAactctgaatgagatctaccaGTGGATCATGGATCTGTTTCCATACTATCGTGAAAACCAACAGCGCTGGCAGAATTCAATCCGCCACTCCCTCTCTTTCAATGACTGCTTCGTTAAAGTCGCACGGTCACCTGATAAACCTGGGAAAGGTTCTTACTGGGCTCTGCATCCCAACTCAGGCAACATGTTCGAGAATGGATGCTACCTGAGGCGCCAGAAGCGCTTCAAAATCGACGACAAGCCAGGAAAGAAGGGCGGGGGGAAGTCTCAGGATGGTGTGAACTCTAAACATGGAAACAGCGAAGGTGTGCAGGAGGAGCGAAGCCCTGCTACAGGTTCATCTGACGGTGCCGATTCAGCCCAGTCTGATGTTTCCCATCCTGGCTCTGCATCTGAGGAGCAGCAAATGAGTCTAGCACCGCTTGAGGGTCCATCTCAAAGCGCTATTCCATCCTCAATGCCTCCTTCCGGATCTCACCTTCACTCCGAGGGCATGAACACGACTTCTCATCTGCTCGCCAATCCCATCCAGCATCATCACCTGGATTTGCAGAATGACCCACTCAAGTCCATGGACCCGCAGTACAACTTCAACCACCCGTTTTCCATCACCAACCTCATGTCTAACGAGCAGAAAATGGAGCTCAAGTCATATCAGGATCATGTCATGGCCTACAACGGCTACGCTGCTTCCTCACCCGTAGCTGCCAAACAGATATATGACAGCGCTGGTCCCTCGAGCATCGACTCAGGCGCCTATTACCAGACCCTCTACAGCAGGTCTGTGCTTAATGCGTCCTAG